The following are encoded together in the Parabacteroides chongii genome:
- a CDS encoding site-specific integrase, with amino-acid sequence MMEISNTRLAQVRDVFCFCCFTGLRYSDVYNLKKTDIKDTKIDIVTIKDVDNINIELNKYSRAILDKYKDLDIKKGKALPVISNQNYNDYLKELGQLAEMNEEMTEVWYVGSKRMERTVKKWEVLTTHVARKTFVVNALTLGISPQVIMRWTGHNDIKAMKPYTKIVDKLKEQEMKKFDEM; translated from the coding sequence ATGATGGAAATATCAAATACCAGACTAGCCCAAGTAAGAGACGTATTTTGCTTTTGCTGTTTTACGGGATTAAGATACTCGGATGTTTACAACTTAAAAAAAACAGACATCAAAGATACCAAAATAGATATTGTAACCATAAAGGACGTTGATAATATAAACATTGAATTGAACAAATATAGCCGGGCAATACTGGATAAATATAAAGACTTAGATATTAAAAAGGGCAAGGCGCTCCCGGTTATTAGCAATCAAAATTATAATGACTACTTGAAAGAGCTAGGCCAGCTCGCTGAAATGAATGAAGAAATGACTGAAGTATGGTATGTTGGTAGTAAACGAATGGAACGTACAGTAAAAAAATGGGAGGTGCTGACTACCCATGTTGCAAGAAAGACCTTTGTCGTTAATGCACTCACACTCGGCATATCTCCCCAGGTAATTATGAGGTGGACCGGGCATAATGACATAAAAGCGATGAAGCCCTACACTAAGATTGTCGACAAATTAAAAGAACAGGAAATGAAGAAGTTTGACGAGATGTGA
- a CDS encoding DUF3853 family protein, translating to MDIANMPATEVTAGQLADLIIQRLSSKITTETNVGSKMVRGLAPLAERLGVSMSTIVRLKRKEVFKDSIKQNGKIIQVDLDKAVEDYYDKTNRKGRK from the coding sequence ATGGATATAGCCAATATGCCAGCAACGGAAGTAACAGCAGGTCAACTGGCTGACCTTATTATACAAAGGCTTTCAAGTAAAATTACAACTGAAACAAACGTAGGTTCTAAAATGGTTAGGGGACTTGCTCCTTTAGCGGAAAGACTAGGAGTTAGTATGAGTACCATTGTAAGATTGAAACGGAAGGAAGTCTTTAAGGATTCTATAAAACAAAATGGGAAAATAATCCAGGTAGACTTGGATAAGGCAGTAGAAGACTACTATGACAAGACAAATAGGAAAGGAAGAAAATAA
- a CDS encoding terminase small subunit gives MPLTIKQENFCNYYLECGNASEAYRRAYSCSKMKDESVNSRAYELLKRSEIAARVKHLQKELRDRSDLNKDEAVGILTNIARANVVDMLEIRRTANFRVFLIKDLSKLPVSFQLAIQSVKSTDKGFEVKMYSKIDALDRLSKMMGWDAPEKKDITSNGNPIGQDIKIEVIDKRSQIDEDTDD, from the coding sequence ATGCCTCTAACTATAAAACAAGAAAACTTTTGTAATTATTACCTCGAATGTGGAAACGCGTCTGAGGCTTATAGACGTGCGTATTCTTGTTCGAAGATGAAAGACGAGTCTGTCAATAGCAGGGCGTATGAGCTCTTAAAAAGAAGTGAGATAGCGGCTAGGGTAAAACATCTGCAGAAAGAGTTAAGGGACAGGTCTGATTTAAATAAGGACGAAGCGGTTGGTATATTAACCAATATTGCCCGTGCAAATGTCGTTGATATGCTGGAGATCAGGAGAACTGCCAATTTTCGTGTATTCTTGATCAAGGATCTTTCCAAACTGCCTGTTTCGTTTCAATTGGCTATTCAGTCGGTCAAAAGTACAGATAAAGGATTCGAAGTTAAAATGTACTCGAAGATAGACGCTTTAGACCGTCTGTCAAAGATGATGGGCTGGGATGCTCCGGAAAAAAAGGATATAACCAGCAATGGTAATCCCATAGGTCAGGATATCAAAATCGAAGTGATAGATAAACGGAGTCAAATAGATGAAGATACAGACGACTAA
- a CDS encoding Ig-like domain-containing protein, translated as MVLVEVKDSWKGTGEYIKSECLVTVEAGQAQSIELNHTESTLKIGDAISLTAKLIPDYATDDEIVWESSNPQIAAIKKKDDIFDKKHLLQL; from the coding sequence TTGGTTCTTGTAGAAGTTAAAGATTCGTGGAAAGGAACAGGAGAATATATTAAATCAGAATGTCTTGTGACGGTAGAAGCTGGACAAGCTCAATCAATAGAACTTAATCACACAGAATCAACATTAAAAATAGGAGACGCTATTTCGCTTACTGCAAAATTGATTCCCGATTATGCAACTGATGACGAGATTGTGTGGGAATCTAGCAATCCTCAAATAGCAGCTATAAAAAAAAAAGATGATATATTCGATAAAAAGCATCTATTACAGCTTTAA
- a CDS encoding S24 family peptidase produces MGKVERLNDAYQYLRSIGKIHTQTDLAKTMNANRVTISNALKDRGGYLNDDFLSRFCRAFDGLFNLDWLLTGEGNMLNEDSPVIDASLSPSKEGVFFTETTSGAKFYDLGNGKYRMTVKLVPYCAYGRFANVHDTLEQDRDDWEEESFEVSQIAHGNYLSFEVKNDSMDDGTRQSFEAGDRLLVRELNRIYWKDKLRYTDHPYWVIAFGSSVLIKQIVSQDMERGVITLHSLNPSPEYSDFELSIDEIQKLYYVIKRTLNR; encoded by the coding sequence ATGGGAAAAGTAGAAAGACTTAATGATGCTTATCAATATTTGAGGAGCATAGGTAAAATCCATACTCAAACCGATTTGGCAAAAACTATGAACGCCAACAGGGTTACTATAAGTAATGCATTGAAAGATAGGGGAGGATATTTAAACGATGATTTTTTATCTCGTTTCTGTAGGGCTTTTGATGGATTATTTAATTTGGATTGGCTTCTGACGGGAGAGGGTAATATGCTGAATGAAGATTCCCCTGTAATAGATGCTTCATTATCCCCGTCAAAAGAAGGCGTATTTTTCACCGAAACGACTAGCGGAGCCAAGTTTTATGATTTGGGTAATGGAAAGTACCGGATGACTGTTAAGCTTGTGCCTTATTGCGCATATGGAAGGTTTGCAAATGTGCATGATACACTGGAACAGGATAGGGATGACTGGGAGGAAGAATCGTTCGAAGTATCTCAGATCGCACATGGTAATTATTTATCCTTCGAGGTGAAGAATGATAGTATGGATGACGGGACCAGGCAAAGCTTTGAAGCCGGCGACAGGCTTTTAGTCCGTGAACTAAACAGGATATACTGGAAGGACAAGCTTAGATATACGGATCATCCATACTGGGTGATAGCATTCGGATCATCTGTTTTGATCAAGCAGATAGTCAGTCAAGACATGGAGCGAGGGGTTATAACTCTTCATTCTCTTAACCCGTCTCCGGAATACAGTGACTTTGAATTGTCTATTGACGAAATTCAAAAGCTTTATTATGTGATAAAAAGAACCCTAAACCGGTAG
- a CDS encoding Ig-like domain-containing protein produces MSAKSNSSIYASCKIIVLPIKLEELFLSEKEKRVKQGEKFTLIPIFKPENASNKDVVWSSSNEAIATVDQEGNIETFNPGTCSIWVVSSDNNLKAECKVTVIERPIEDLIRASVYGSSTSINGYTTEMSQLHSTITAIKS; encoded by the coding sequence GTGTCAGCTAAAAGTAATTCATCCATCTATGCTTCCTGTAAAATAATAGTGTTACCAATTAAATTGGAAGAACTATTTCTCAGTGAGAAAGAGAAAAGGGTAAAACAGGGAGAAAAATTTACTCTTATCCCTATCTTTAAGCCTGAGAATGCATCAAATAAAGATGTTGTATGGTCGTCTTCCAATGAAGCTATTGCCACTGTTGATCAAGAAGGAAATATAGAAACGTTCAACCCTGGAACATGTAGTATATGGGTTGTGTCTTCTGACAATAACCTAAAAGCAGAATGCAAGGTTACAGTTATTGAAAGACCAATAGAGGATTTGATTAGAGCAAGCGTATACGGGTCTTCAACCTCTATCAATGGATATACAACGGAGATGTCACAGCTGCATTCTACAATAACAGCAATAAAGTCGTAG
- a CDS encoding phage integrase SAM-like domain-containing protein yields the protein MSTGHRIDASKFIPEKGMVKNGCFNEMGFSSSEINFDLEKMRSNLQGIFREFEIADEMPTVEQIKDKYKIASGKVKKETPEKVSFFDRYKEFIDTTGRQNAWSTSSYYKHNSVKHLLEQYNPHLTFEELTDEELQNILDFMRDKRGIRNTTLNKYLRFIKQFLLWADLKGYLTNQSYKRYKPKLKGANFDLKK from the coding sequence ATGTCAACTGGTCACCGAATTGATGCATCTAAGTTTATACCTGAAAAGGGTATGGTCAAAAATGGATGCTTTAACGAAATGGGCTTTTCATCTTCTGAGATAAACTTCGACCTGGAAAAGATGCGGTCAAACCTTCAAGGCATATTCAGAGAGTTTGAGATAGCCGACGAAATGCCCACGGTTGAACAAATTAAAGACAAATATAAAATAGCATCCGGAAAAGTTAAAAAAGAAACACCGGAAAAGGTCAGTTTCTTTGATCGATACAAAGAATTTATAGATACAACCGGGAGACAGAATGCATGGAGCACCAGTTCTTATTATAAGCATAACTCTGTCAAACACCTGCTGGAACAATATAACCCCCACTTGACATTTGAAGAGTTAACGGACGAAGAGCTGCAAAATATCCTGGACTTTATGCGCGATAAAAGAGGCATACGCAATACCACACTCAACAAATACCTCAGATTTATAAAACAGTTTTTGTTATGGGCGGATCTAAAAGGTTATCTGACTAATCAGTCCTATAAACGGTATAAGCCCAAACTGAAGGGTGCTAATTTTGATTTAAAAAAGTGA
- a CDS encoding ERF family protein → MERSESIKEIANALCKFQQEVGKIKKSANNPFFKSKYATLSDILDVIQEPLSNSGLSVMQLPVGENELETIVMHISGEFIASKYTMKPVKNDPQGVGSCITYQRRYALGAALSLNIDEDDDGNKASQNSPSKPANSNQKKVLTREHLNNKESMNAICKWIYNKSTEAKSKQAAILYSSFDRTKLPSNTYRNKYYQ, encoded by the coding sequence ATGGAAAGATCAGAATCAATAAAAGAAATTGCTAATGCACTTTGTAAATTTCAGCAAGAAGTAGGCAAGATCAAAAAATCAGCAAACAACCCGTTTTTCAAGTCTAAATATGCTACATTATCTGACATATTAGATGTTATACAAGAGCCTTTATCTAATAGCGGGCTATCTGTAATGCAGTTACCAGTTGGTGAAAACGAACTAGAAACTATAGTAATGCACATATCCGGAGAATTTATTGCCAGCAAGTACACAATGAAACCCGTCAAAAATGATCCCCAAGGCGTTGGATCGTGTATAACATATCAAAGGAGATATGCTTTAGGGGCTGCATTAAGCTTAAATATTGACGAAGATGATGATGGCAACAAGGCGTCTCAAAACTCACCATCTAAACCAGCAAACTCTAATCAAAAGAAAGTTCTTACAAGGGAACACCTGAATAACAAAGAATCGATGAATGCTATTTGCAAATGGATTTATAATAAATCAACAGAAGCAAAAAGCAAACAAGCAGCGATTCTCTATAGCAGCTTTGATAGAACAAAATTACCAAGTAACACCTATAGAAATAAATACTATCAGTGA
- a CDS encoding PBSX family phage terminase large subunit, producing the protein MKIQTTKIYSEVQGALDAGYKIVSAQGSSRSSKTYNILIFLLAYVIQHPKCSLSIVRKTLPALKGSVFRDFKEIMMDKFKLWDGRCMNKSEMVYTLPNESFIEFFSTDDEQKIRGRKRNILYCNEGNEISFLEWQQLIMRTTNFSIIDYNPSFSDEHWLCELNKDPRTYHFISTYKDNPFLEQTIIDEIESLKHKNKVLWTVYGLGQQAMAEGLVFPEYEIVDSFPEKAKQVAVGLDFGYSSDPTAIVKCGILDDRMYLDEQCYRTHMLTSEIIKELKKLRLFVYADSADPRLIQEIANSGVIIFPADKYKGSVMGGLFKMMEYKLCVTRRSTNYIRELKNYVYEQNKDGKFINQPIDAYNHLIDATRYYTIGKLLGKVLVSKQYNKEDLGIY; encoded by the coding sequence ATGAAGATACAGACGACTAAAATATACTCCGAAGTGCAAGGTGCTCTTGATGCCGGATATAAGATTGTCTCGGCTCAAGGATCATCACGAAGCAGTAAGACCTATAACATACTTATCTTCCTGCTGGCTTATGTTATCCAGCATCCTAAATGTTCTTTGTCTATTGTCCGCAAGACGTTGCCGGCACTCAAAGGTTCTGTATTTAGAGACTTCAAGGAGATAATGATGGATAAGTTTAAATTGTGGGATGGGCGGTGTATGAACAAGTCAGAAATGGTATATACTTTGCCTAATGAGTCTTTTATTGAATTCTTCTCTACCGACGACGAACAGAAGATAAGAGGGCGTAAGAGAAATATCCTGTATTGTAACGAAGGAAATGAAATATCATTTTTGGAATGGCAGCAGCTCATCATGCGTACCACTAATTTTTCTATTATAGACTACAATCCGTCATTCTCAGACGAACATTGGCTGTGTGAGCTAAACAAGGATCCACGTACGTATCATTTCATTTCTACATATAAAGATAATCCATTTTTAGAACAGACTATTATTGACGAGATAGAATCTCTTAAACACAAAAATAAGGTTTTATGGACGGTATACGGCTTAGGACAGCAAGCTATGGCAGAAGGCTTGGTCTTCCCCGAATATGAAATAGTGGATAGTTTCCCGGAAAAAGCCAAACAAGTTGCGGTTGGCCTTGACTTCGGCTACAGCTCTGATCCAACGGCTATTGTAAAATGTGGTATTCTTGATGATCGGATGTATTTGGACGAGCAATGTTATCGAACGCATATGCTCACAAGCGAAATAATCAAAGAGTTGAAAAAGCTTCGGTTATTTGTGTATGCTGACAGTGCCGATCCTAGACTAATACAAGAGATCGCCAATTCCGGTGTCATTATCTTCCCTGCTGATAAATACAAAGGTTCTGTAATGGGAGGTCTGTTTAAAATGATGGAATATAAGTTGTGTGTGACAAGACGATCTACCAATTACATCAGAGAATTAAAGAATTATGTATATGAACAGAACAAGGATGGAAAGTTTATAAACCAGCCTATTGACGCGTACAACCATTTGATTGATGCTACAAGGTATTATACGATAGGTAAACTTTTGGGCAAGGTTCTAGTTTCAAAGCAATACAATAAAGAGGATTTAGGCATATACTAA
- a CDS encoding helix-turn-helix domain-containing protein: MYKLRVKEILKMQGRTGRDLATELGMTEVGLYKAIGESGNPSLKRLQEIANLLNVEVWELFTESPGESEISGFIKAKGTIYEIKSRSDIENLLNSLG, encoded by the coding sequence ATGTATAAACTGAGAGTTAAGGAAATATTGAAGATGCAAGGTCGAACCGGAAGGGATTTGGCAACAGAATTAGGTATGACAGAAGTCGGATTGTATAAAGCCATTGGAGAAAGTGGTAATCCTTCTTTGAAGCGACTGCAAGAAATTGCAAATTTATTAAATGTTGAAGTATGGGAACTGTTCACCGAATCCCCCGGAGAAAGCGAAATTTCCGGCTTCATTAAGGCAAAAGGAACTATTTATGAAATAAAATCACGTTCAGATATAGAAAATTTGTTGAATAGCTTGGGCTAG
- a CDS encoding DUF6965 family protein produces MAWFEAYQVTFNELTLSEYEHIFDLRTYIEVYVNSVKRNYDNPTFSSDIDKLKRLKKVLEERDNLIKI; encoded by the coding sequence ATAGCCTGGTTTGAGGCTTATCAAGTAACATTCAACGAACTAACATTAAGCGAGTACGAGCATATATTCGACTTGCGCACTTATATCGAAGTGTACGTAAACTCAGTCAAGAGGAACTATGATAACCCTACGTTTTCAAGCGACATAGACAAGCTTAAGAGGCTAAAGAAGGTGCTGGAGGAAAGGGATAATTTGATAAAAATATAA
- a CDS encoding HEAT repeat domain-containing protein has protein sequence MDKKEILNSDWTVRRSAARNPNTPVETLVELAKDSDWNIRRYAADNPNMPVETLVELAKDSDWDVRRYAAGNPNMPAETLVELAKDSCCYVRSSAADNPNMPVETLVELAKDSYWTVRSSAAGNPNMPVETLVELVNDSDCDVRSSAAGNLNTPRYTEKK, from the coding sequence ATGGATAAAAAAGAAATTTTGAACAGCGACTGGACTGTCCGTCGCTCTGCAGCCCGCAACCCAAACACGCCGGTTGAAACGCTTGTGGAACTGGCTAAGGACAGCGACTGGAATATCCGTCGCTATGCAGCCGACAACCCCAACATGCCGGTTGAAACGCTTGTGGAACTGGCTAAGGACAGCGACTGGGATGTCCGTCGCTATGCAGCCGGCAACCCCAACATGCCGGCTGAAACGCTTGTGGAACTGGCTAAGGACAGCTGCTGTTATGTCCGTAGCTCTGCAGCCGACAACCCCAACATGCCGGTTGAAACGCTTGTGGAACTGGCTAAGGACAGCTACTGGACTGTCCGTAGCTCTGCAGCCGGCAACCCCAACATGCCGGTTGAAACGCTTGTGGAACTCGTTAATGACAGCGACTGTGATGTCCGTAGCTCTGCAGCCGGCAATCTCAACACACCGAGATATACAGAAAAAAAATAA
- a CDS encoding phage portal protein, whose amino-acid sequence MYEIAVDREKNLILAIMKNVTHISLREKLDALQIDFEFSEPFQEDTDKRWSAIGKLRSDGIASIETAVKLLGLVDNPSDEIKSILEEKRQRESNNNSFNENGEKLNK is encoded by the coding sequence ATATATGAAATCGCCGTAGACAGAGAAAAGAATTTAATTCTAGCTATAATGAAGAATGTCACTCATATTTCTCTCAGAGAAAAATTGGACGCTCTTCAAATAGATTTCGAATTTTCGGAACCGTTCCAGGAGGACACGGATAAAAGATGGTCTGCTATTGGTAAACTTCGCTCCGATGGCATTGCTTCTATTGAAACGGCAGTCAAGTTATTGGGGCTCGTTGATAACCCATCTGACGAAATAAAAAGCATCTTGGAAGAAAAAAGACAAAGAGAATCTAATAACAATAGTTTTAATGAAAATGGCGAAAAGTTGAACAAATAA
- a CDS encoding DUF1367 family protein, which yields MNCFRKTVEVAAGHCDTVYSLARKEWIDIPKSIAFDKMDEAEFQNLYDRVKDVLFSVFLHNISEYDFMNNLSNF from the coding sequence ATAAATTGCTTTCGGAAGACAGTAGAAGTAGCAGCAGGTCATTGTGATACCGTATACAGTTTGGCACGAAAGGAATGGATAGACATTCCTAAGTCAATAGCTTTTGATAAAATGGACGAAGCGGAGTTTCAAAATTTATATGATCGAGTAAAAGACGTATTATTCTCTGTATTCTTACATAATATATCCGAATATGATTTTATGAATAATCTTTCTAATTTTTGA
- a CDS encoding phage portal protein — MGSILDYIVDIFRGQSMNDSTKSKDLITLIKEKDISQAMELFQNRDLEVLEAIKEYDPALHDVMSRPNKLRKGKEPYVTEKLPRRWQAYINEVALFFLLGQPIKWSKNNPDIQDDAFDAYIQFLKDTRFDTTMRQAKRLAGSETESAKLYHIYRNEETGKAEVKVVLLAKSLGYTLRPLFDQYGTMLAFGYGYYLKEGVNTVEHFDIQTPKVIYRCRKATVGWEVVPVINPTGKINVIYYQQEKEWEGAQPRIKRDEYVDSKSADTVNYFADPKAKVSADVLESLSDPDNVGEVIRCFGRTVYLNMLLLPIQ; from the coding sequence ATGGGATCAATATTAGACTACATAGTAGATATATTTAGAGGACAGTCAATGAACGACTCTACTAAAAGTAAAGACTTAATCACGCTCATAAAAGAGAAGGATATAAGTCAGGCTATGGAGTTGTTTCAGAATAGAGATTTGGAAGTACTAGAGGCTATCAAGGAGTATGACCCCGCTCTACATGATGTAATGAGCAGGCCAAATAAATTAAGAAAAGGTAAAGAACCGTATGTGACGGAAAAATTGCCTAGGAGATGGCAGGCATACATTAACGAAGTCGCTTTGTTTTTCCTACTAGGGCAGCCCATTAAATGGAGTAAAAATAATCCTGACATTCAGGATGATGCTTTTGACGCATATATCCAGTTTTTGAAAGATACCCGGTTTGATACAACCATGAGGCAAGCAAAACGCTTAGCTGGTTCCGAAACGGAGTCTGCTAAATTATACCATATTTACCGAAACGAAGAGACTGGCAAGGCAGAGGTAAAAGTTGTTTTATTGGCAAAATCACTAGGGTATACATTGCGTCCACTTTTTGATCAATATGGGACTATGCTTGCCTTTGGGTATGGCTATTACCTGAAAGAAGGGGTTAATACAGTAGAACATTTTGATATACAGACGCCAAAAGTCATTTATAGATGTCGAAAGGCGACTGTAGGATGGGAAGTTGTCCCTGTTATCAATCCTACGGGTAAAATAAATGTGATTTATTACCAACAGGAAAAGGAATGGGAAGGTGCTCAGCCCCGTATAAAAAGAGACGAATATGTTGATTCAAAGTCGGCTGACACTGTTAATTATTTTGCCGACCCTAAAGCTAAAGTTTCGGCAGACGTATTAGAATCTCTTAGCGATCCGGATAATGTAGGCGAAGTAATTAGGTGTTTTGGGCGGACAGTTTATTTGAATATGTTGCTCCTCCCGATTCAGTAG
- a CDS encoding carbohydrate-binding protein, whose amino-acid sequence MRTSVDQSKVILHEEYLSPFSNEDFPRYRFGDPEFTELLNSEEWAYPEGQEPVVNRQFSRLLALDKLEAEATKEINTYSLSAKEALQVKSHYPEWKSGIEVKAGERYRLNDVLWECVKDHTTQKNWKPGTETLSLWKTVDADEHAGTMEDPIPYTQNMELSFNKYYTQDGVLYLCIQAMTPGPYDLKDVPAHAQPIKQ is encoded by the coding sequence ATGAGAACAAGTGTTGATCAGAGCAAGGTAATCCTGCATGAAGAGTACCTCTCTCCTTTCAGCAATGAAGACTTCCCGCGTTACCGGTTCGGTGATCCTGAATTTACCGAATTATTAAACAGTGAAGAATGGGCTTATCCCGAAGGACAGGAGCCGGTAGTCAACCGGCAGTTTAGCCGTCTCCTTGCACTCGACAAGCTCGAAGCCGAAGCGACGAAAGAGATAAATACTTATAGCCTGTCAGCGAAAGAAGCACTGCAGGTAAAGAGCCATTACCCGGAATGGAAGTCCGGGATAGAAGTAAAGGCCGGGGAAAGGTATAGGCTGAACGATGTCCTGTGGGAATGTGTCAAAGACCATACAACGCAGAAAAACTGGAAACCAGGAACGGAGACATTAAGTCTGTGGAAGACCGTAGATGCGGACGAACATGCCGGGACAATGGAAGACCCTATTCCATATACGCAAAATATGGAACTATCGTTTAACAAGTACTATACACAAGATGGTGTCTTGTATCTCTGCATCCAGGCTATGACACCCGGACCGTACGATTTAAAGGACGTACCGGCACATGCACAGCCGATCAAGCAATAG
- a CDS encoding single-stranded DNA-binding protein, producing the protein MSKSINQVLLAGNVGKDPEVRTLDGGVKVATFSLATSTGGYKKQDGTEVAEKTQWHSIIAWRGLAEIAEKYVHKGDKIIIMGTLQYREYEKDGIKRYVTDILAYDLMLSGKGDSSNSKSPLTAEDAPSQADFPPIGPEIDQLPFDGTIPP; encoded by the coding sequence ATGAGCAAATCAATAAATCAAGTCCTCCTTGCCGGTAACGTCGGCAAAGATCCGGAAGTCAGGACGCTGGACGGAGGCGTTAAGGTTGCAACCTTTTCTCTTGCCACCTCCACCGGAGGGTATAAGAAACAAGATGGTACAGAAGTAGCTGAAAAAACTCAATGGCACAGTATTATTGCCTGGAGAGGTTTGGCTGAAATCGCAGAAAAGTACGTCCATAAAGGCGACAAAATCATTATCATGGGTACCCTGCAATACAGGGAATACGAGAAGGACGGTATTAAACGATATGTTACCGACATTTTAGCGTACGACCTAATGCTGTCGGGTAAAGGAGACAGTTCAAATTCTAAGTCTCCATTAACAGCGGAAGATGCACCTTCACAAGCGGATTTTCCACCAATTGGACCTGAAATAGATCAACTTCCTTTTGATGGAACTATACCTCCTTAA
- a CDS encoding toxin-antitoxin system protein translates to MDAVIRKQTSFRLREDLLQVLQEQAKKANRSLNNFVESTLMDAVYSEPNEETIAAIEEARSGKFAGTIDASSFKAFMKSLNEIE, encoded by the coding sequence ATGGACGCAGTAATAAGAAAACAAACTTCGTTTCGTTTGCGTGAAGACTTGTTACAGGTCTTGCAGGAACAAGCCAAGAAAGCAAACAGGAGCTTGAATAATTTCGTAGAGAGTACCTTGATGGACGCTGTATACTCTGAGCCAAATGAGGAAACGATAGCGGCGATAGAAGAGGCTCGTTCAGGCAAATTTGCCGGGACGATAGACGCAAGCAGCTTTAAAGCCTTCATGAAATCATTGAACGAGATAGAATGA
- a CDS encoding type II toxin-antitoxin system YafQ family toxin — translation MKTIHYSTKAKKDLKKYRSNIKLMEALFNVLNKLERGEPIPSKYKPHELIGNYKNCMECHVGNDFLLIWIDAVSDIVEIVRIGSHSELFGKKR, via the coding sequence ATGAAAACAATCCATTACAGTACGAAGGCAAAGAAAGACTTGAAGAAGTACCGCAGCAACATCAAGCTGATGGAAGCCTTGTTTAATGTCTTGAACAAGCTGGAGAGAGGGGAACCCATTCCAAGCAAGTACAAGCCCCATGAGCTCATAGGTAATTACAAGAATTGCATGGAGTGCCATGTCGGGAACGACTTTCTTCTGATTTGGATAGACGCAGTGTCGGACATAGTGGAGATTGTAAGGATTGGAAGCCATTCTGAGTTGTTCGGGAAAAAGAGGTAG